CTGAAGATCCTCGATTGTAGGTGGTGGAGAAATAGGTGGCGGTGCACTTGCCGCTAGGGAAGAAACCCTCAGCGGTTGGGCAATCTCATCGAAGGGCGAGGGGGCGGCCAAAGCATCGCCACCAAAGAACAGTGAAGCCGGTGGAGGATGCTGCTGCGATTGAACAGCAGGATgatgatgctgttgctgctgctgcctggcCAGTTGTGCCTGCAGTTCGCTTAGCTGCTCCGCCAACCGTTTGTTCTCCGTTTCGATGTAGACCTGATCATCAGTTTGATTCTGACCCAGAGTGTCCAGCTCAGCGATTCGCTGCTGCAGCGCTTGCAGTTCCTGGCTGTGATTGGCGCATAGAGCATCTATCTGAGTGCGCAGGTTGTCCATTTCGGTCTTGTCCTGCATGGCCTGCATGCGAAGTTCCTGGAGCTCCAAAACGTCTTGCTCAGCACTGTCATGCTGCAAACGGAGCAGTGTCACTTCTCTACTCAAAGTGGATCTCTCGCGTTCCACCTCCTGGAACTCTTCGTTGAGTCGCTGTAGTTCCTCAGTTTGTTGGTTCACCAGTTCTTGGGACCGCTCCAATTGCTGGCAAAGATCTCGCGTTTCGGCAGCAGCTCGTTCAACATGGCTATTGAGGTCGCATTCGAGTTCATCGAGTTCCGTGGCCTTGGCTGCCAGTTTGGCATCGTAAACCTGCCGCTGACGGTGCAGATCCGCCTCCTTGACGTCCAGTTGCTGTCGGAGCTCGGCCAGCTCCTCCTGGCTGTGGCTGCTCATCTGTTCCCTTTCCGCCTGGGCGGTGGCTGTTAGTTGCGAGTGTTTGGCCAGCAGAGACTCGTAGTCCGCTCGCAGGCCAGCCAGGTGCTGCCTGCTCTCTTCAGCTTCGCTGGTGAGCAACTCAAGTTGGCGACTTTGAGCTTGCTCCCGTTGTCCAAGCTCATACAAACGCTCCTGGAGCTGCTGATCCTGTTGGCGCTGCTGCTCTTCTTGCTCGCGCTGTTCCTGCAACTGTTGCTCCAGTATTTGCACTTTATCTTGGGACGCCGCTTGATGGTTAGCCTGATTGGCGGCCTGTTCCTCAAGAGCAGCGCTTCTGGTCTGCAGTTCCGTATTCTGGGCCTCCAGCGACTCAATGTACGAGGCATCCTCCTGTAGCTTGGCTTGAATCCCTTCGTGAAGTGTCTCCAGACGAGCGATGGTCATCTCAAAGTTGGCCTTATCGCTGGCGTACTGCTGCGCCAACAGAGAGTGTTGCTCCTGGGCCGCCGTAAGCTGGACACGAAGCTGTTGTAGTTCTCTCTCTGCCACTTGGAGGGATTccgcttgttgttgctaaaATAGTTCGATTTGTTGCTTTAGAAGGTAAATTATGTTCAAGTTCAGAGTTCAATCTCACCGATTGTGATTCCAATAGTTGATGTGAGGTCTTGGTAATGGTATCATCGCCTTCACCAGCTGTCCTGCTCTTTTGGTTTTCCAGCTTAAGAATCTCTTGTCGGAGCGCAGTAATCTGTTGAGGGTGATTATTATCTTCGACATCAAATATGGCTAAAAATCGTTTACTCACCTCCGCATCCTTTTCTAGACGCAGTTGCTCTTGCGCGGCCCGCGTGTTCCGCACATGATCCACCTCGCTGTCTTGAtcctgttgcagttgctgtagCTCACGCTGGAGCGATTGAATCGTGGCATTACGAAGCTTAATTAACTCCTTGGACTTTTCAAATTTCTTCGATTTTGCCTCTAATTGACGACGCAATTCCTCGACAGCAGTGGGCTCTTCATTTACCCTCTGTCCAAGATTACGGATGTCCTCTTGGAGCTTGGAGATTTCTTCCCTGAGTCTGGAGTTCTCCTGGCCCAGTTGAAAGACTTCCTGGTCGGCTTCTTGGCGCTCGCGTCGCAACTCCTTGCTTACCAGGTTGGCATCTTGGAGCTCTGCATCACGTACTTGGATTAGTTGCTCCTGCTCTTGGATTTGCTGCTTTAACTGACGCAGGGCATCGCGATTTTCCAGGTTGACATGGATCTTGGCCTTAAGGTCTTCGTTAAGCTTGCTGacctgttgctgcagttgttccACCCGATGGTTGTCGACGATGGGTTCACGTTCCACCTCTTCTTTCTGCTTGACGAGCTCCTGCTGTTCTTGAAGTTGACTAGTAAGCTCCTGGACCTTCTGCTCGAGATCGGCATTGTCCTGTGTGCGTTTTTTGAGGTTAAGGGCATACTTCTTGAGTTTCTCGCGCAGTTCGCGGTTCTTGAACTGCTCCTCTTTGTGGGCCTGTTCTAATCCTTGATACTCCTGGATTTGCTGGTTCAGGGCATCGACAGTCTCCTGGCTGGAGGTCAATTCGCTGACCTGCTGGGCAACTAAATTTTTGCTAACGCGCAGTGCCTCTCGGAGCTGATCCGGATCCTCTTTGGCTCTCAATTCGCGAAGCTCCTCTTGTGCTGATTGCAGTTCCAGCATCTTAAGGTTGAGAGCGTGCTCGCTTTCGCTGACACTCTCAATgagttgctgcttctgctcgGCAACTAGAGTCTGTAGGATACTCAGCTCGCCTTCCAGAGATTCGGCTCGGGCCTCTAGCTCTCGACGAATCCTTGTTTGCTGCTCCAGTTGCTTCTCATGGCTCATTTCCTTGGAGTTGAGCAGCTGATCAAATTGTTCTGATTGCAGCTGGAGTTGTGTGATCTCGGCACTCTGCCTGGCCACCAATTGCACCTGTTCTGCTTCGGTTTGACGCAGCTCCCTGATTTGATCTAGCTGCTCTTCGATCTGCTGGCGTTGCTCGGCCTGCACGGAGCGAGCGTCCTCCAGCTGAGATTGCAGTTGCAGGATTTCATCTTCTTTTTGAGCATCGGAACCAACTATGGCCAATGGCGCTTCGGTTTCAGGATAGCTTTCCCGCAATTCATCCAATTCCTGGCGCAAACGGGAGATCACCGCCTTGAGTTCCGCGTTCTGTGCGTTTAGCTGCTCGTATTCCGCAAGAGCTTTTCCATTGGGAGCGGTCACGGCAACCACGGTCTCCACAACGGTAACAGTTTCTACCGCGGTGCTTGCTTCCTTAACCTTGTGGAGAAGTTCGCTCAACTGGGTGTGACAGTTCTTGGCCTCCTTCGCCAGTTTCTTGGACACATTGAACTTGGCCTGCCTATCGTTGGCCTTGCGATAGGCCTCCAATTCAGAGTTGAGTTTGCTCAGGGATTTCTCGCATTTCTCAAAGAGCACGGGGCCTCCTTCGCCAGCGTCCAGTGTTGCGACCACTTCGGAGGAGCGTTGCATTGAACTGAGTTCCTGCGAGAGGTTGGATGAGGTGGACGTGGAGGAGATCAGATCCTTCTCACGTTCACGCTGCAACAGCTGAAGGGAACTTGAACTTTCCTCCAATCTTGCCTGGAGTTGCAAATTCTCGGCCGACAATTGCTCCAGCTTGTCCAATACCTCTCCGCGCTCCTGGGTGAAAAGTTCGAGCCGTTCTCTAAGCTGAGAAAGAGTTTCGCCAGAGGAATCCTCCTCCTCAGTGTGTTCCGTTTGAGTGAGCTCGCTGACGTGACTGGGTCCTGGTGGATGCACTTGCTTCTGCTCCTGGGCGTCGCCCTCGCTGGCCGGACGCCGTTGGCCTAGGCACTCTAAGTGATGGCGCTCCACTATTTCAATGGATTCCGCTGAACTGGATGAACTGAGTAAGGCCTCCAGGGCCTGTTGCAATTCCAATTTCTGCTCTTCCAGCAAACGAATTGTTTCCAGCTGCAGTGGATTGGACTCCGTCGATTGCTCTGGCTGGCGATCGTCCTCCTGCATGTTGGCCAACTGCCATTGCCCCTTCTCGTCCTCGAGGACGGCGATCCTCTGCTGCAGTTCCTCGTTATCAGCCAACAGTGAAGCCAACTGCTGTTGGCCATCTTGGGATTGGAATTTCTGCAGCTTCTTTTCCGCCTGCTTGCATTTCAGCTTTAGCTTTATGTTGGCCTTGTTCGTTTCATCCAGCTTTTGCTTCAGCTGCTGCAGATCCTCCTGCATCTGCTTGCTGGCGGCACTGTCCTCCGAATGGTCCTCCAGAAATAGGGGCTTACTGCGACTGCTTTGCGCGAGTTTCTCCTCAAGCAGACGCAGATTTACATTGAGCACATTGAGTTCCGTTGTCTTTTCTGCGAGTTCTTCGTTTTGGGCAGCCATTGCCGACTTCTGTTCCTGCAGCTCTAGAAGCTGCGCCGCTATGGTGGCTTCCAGTTCTTCAAGGCGCTGGGAAACAATCTCATCGGTCACCTGGAGCTTCGCCTGGACAGCAACTTGCTGACGCAACTCCTCATTAGTCGCCTGTAGATCAGCTAGCTGGTTGGTGAGCTCCTGGAGCTGTTTGGCGAGCTCCGCGCTCACCTGTGCATCGGTAGACGCTGCCTCCGATTGGGGACTGCGGGAAGCCTTTTCCTGCTCTTGTTCCAACTCTAGATTACGCTGTCTTTCGCGCGCCGTGGTCAGCTCTTCCTGAAGTTCACAGCGGGTCGTTTCTAACAGGTCGTTAACGTTTTCCAGCTCTGTTAGTCGTTCTCTTAGGACTAAAACTTCTCCCTGGAGGCGGGAGTTCTCCTGCACCTTCAGGCTATCCTCTCCGGCCTGGACCACACGCAATTGCTCCAACTCCTCGTTTCGCTGGGTGAGCGTGCGCTGTAATTCCGCACCGGATAGTTCCAATCGCTCGATGAGTTCAGCGCGCTTGGCCAGTTCTGTACGCAATTCATGTAGCTCCTGTTCCTGACGGCCCTGCCTGAGTTCCGTCAACTTCATACGACTCCTGAGCAACTTCACCCGGCTTTCGTCCACCGCCTCCTGACCCTGGGCCTCCAAGTCCAAGGCAGAACGATGGCGGGAAACGGGTGGATTGGAGGCAGACGCCGTGTGTCGCAGGTCCGTCATGGAAGAGCCCAGCTCGGCTGTCGTTTGGTGGCCAATATTCGACTTTACAGAAAGAAGAGACTTGGCCAGATCCCTCTTGCGCTGCTCCAACAAGGCACGATTTTGTTCCGTGCGCTGTGTGAGCATCAGAAGCTTCTCGCTGCCACTGGTTTGGAGTAGAGAGACATCACTGGGGTCGCTTTCCTTTGTGGGTGAGACCAGTGGAGTGGAAGAGTCGCCGGAGCGCGTCTTCAACACAGTGAGCTTCTGACCCAGTGTCTTAAGCGATTCCATGGAGTCACTCATGCTAGACTTGTGTCGCCCATCCTGGGATTTCCTTAAGGCGCGTTCTTTTAAGGCAGTGAGGCGCTCCTGAAAGCAATCATTTCGAGTTATTTAAAGACATGAACCACTTGATTCACAGCGCCTAACTCACCTGCTGCTTGTACAGATTCTCTTTCAGGCTGTCCAAACGGCCCTTGCCTTCGGTGCCTCTCGTTGTGCTGGCGGATACATTCTGTAGGGTAGATTCAACAGATTACAATGGATCCTGCTTCACTTGTGGGATTTGCTCAGATTTACCCACCTGTAACGAGGACAGATCGTTGGAGCTGCCCGCCAAGCGTATATCCGCCTCGCCATATTCGTGATCGTCGGGCTGCAAGTGATCATGATCAGTATGCACGCATGTACGCACAGGGAACACCAAGTAAAACCCACCTGAACGATGGAGAAATCGTAGAAGCTCTCCAAAGCACCCGAATCCTCCGCCATTGTCgtttcaattacaaaatattactAACTATCCTAGTGTACCGGaccaaatgcagcagcagcaacaacaaaaaaaaaaaaaccaaaaacaaacaaaaacacaaatcggGGGGAATCGGGAATATATATGCGGACTGGCTATCTGAAGGACCGATTATATATCCACGGTGGCTGCGGAGCGCTAGCTATCGACATTGACTGCAACGAGAGAGGGTTTACCATATAGCTAGCATATAACATCAGCTTTCGATCGGCTCGAATTGTCTTTAGCTTTAAATttgcgtttttgttgttctttttacTTTATGGAATTCGTGGCACTGACGTGTGCACCTCTCTATagatgtgtgcgtgtgtgtgtggctgtgtgtgtgcgagtggggctgtgtatgtgttttgtttgctgtttttccAGCGCTTGTGTCGATTTTCGTCTGGTTTCTGAGTTACAAGCCACTAAGCACTAGATTGCAACGTAAGAGCTTTCTTATTTGCACGCTGACTGAGGTATATTTACCAATTCTAATTAATGCCAGCGTAAAAACAATTCGATGCCAGGGCTGCGCAACAACTGAATTGGGTCACATAGCCCTGGTAAGTTATCGAATAACAGATGGCTCGATAGCACTTGCGCTTgattaaaaatcaatcaatcgattacaatctaatttaaaaatttgtccTTACTTTCAAAttgactttattttatttcatacaACAAATTATACTAGTATATACCTTGTTATACAACCGATTACAATGTTCGATGTTTGATTTTAGACACTTAATTATTCTCAAATGAATGGTTaacttttggttttggctaataatattattgcGTTCAATGGATACATAAGTAAATAAGGACTACTTAAAAAAAGGTCAGGGATTAGTTAAACATTTCGacacttaataataaaaactagcACGACAACATCGTTAATATGCGAGTTATGCACAACTGATAATAAGGAACCATCAGACTAGATGCAACACTTAAGTACAAAAGAGCTCGAAACTCGGGGTGTCGCAGCATAATCTGCTAAAGAAATAACCCTAGCCtccagtgttttttttttcttcatgCTGTAGGAACGAGGTATGTATGGTTCGGTAGAGATTCCTATGATTTTAGGGCCTCCATAACCGCTGCGTGTCCGCCGCGCTCCGCATAATCCATGGCGGTCAGGCCGAGCATGTCCTTCTCGTGCGGATTCTCGAAATAGGGCAGGACGTACTGCACCACCTCCGGAAATCCGTGCAGTGCTGCCACGTGCAAGGCCGTCCTGCCTGAAGGATCCGACTGGGCGAGATCGGCACCGGCGTATTGATAGGACTTCAATCTGATCATCGATCCCCTGGCAGCTGCCGCACACAATTGCTCGCCCACCGCTCGCGAAGAGCCCGTCAAATGGGCACCACAGTTGATCAGTAGCTGGATGATCTCGTGGCTATCGGTGGCGACAGCCTCCAGAAGTGGAGTGCGATCATACCGATCACGCACGTGCACGGACACCCCGTTCTGCAGTAGGTACTTGACGATCTCGACGTTTCCCAGCTGACAAGCCAAGTGCAGGGCCGTTCGCTGGTCATGATTCGTGCCCGACAAGTCGGCGCCATAGGCTTTCAAGTTGTTGATCTTCTTGGGATCACCTTCGGCCACAGCGGCGTTAATCATGGCCGGAAAGAGCGTTTCGCCCAGCTGATCCAGTTCTTGGGGCGAGGACAAGTGCAGAGACCGAGCCACTGCATCCACCAAGTCGTAGTCCTCTATTTTGGCAGCCTTTAAGGAGGTCAGTTCGCCCCTCAGGTTTGACTGCATCATCTAAGAAATGCACACATTGTCGATTATCCATATTTATTGAACTATGTTCAATATAGTTCAACTATAGTCGAAACTTACCTGCTTCTTTATATCGAGTGACCACTCCTCCTTGCCGATGACATAGGCCAGCTTGGCCAGCGCCGCCTCGGGCGTCATATCGAAACCGGGAATTACACCGACATCGCAGAGCACCTTGCCCGTATCGTAGATCTCCGCCACTGTGCCATTGGGGCACTGCGTACAATTGATGATGATAACGCCTCGTTCGCCAGCCGCACGCAGTTCATCGATGAGGTCTGTTCGGTTCGATGGTATGTTTCCGGACCCGAAAGATTGCAGGACAACGCCGCGAATCGGTGGCGCCAGGAATGCCCGGAATGTGGAATGCGAAATGCTCGGAAAGATTCGCACCAAGCCGACGTTCTCGTCGAGATTCAAGTGTACGCAAAACCTTTCAATTGTGCATGGCCGGAATATTAGGCGGTAGTCGACGTTCACATCAATGCCGATCCTTGCCAGCGGCGGAACATTCGGTGAATCGAACGCGTCCAAGGCATTCGAACTGACCTTCACCGTCCGATTGCCGCGCATCAGCTTGTGGCCAAAGAAGATGCAAACCTCCGGAATGATGTAGTTACCGGCAATGATCAAGGCCGACGTAAAATTGTCCTTGCCATCGGTTCGCGTCTCAAAGATCGGTATTTGGGAGCCCGTGATGATCACGGTCTTGCCCAGGTTCTCCAACATGAACGACAACGCAGATGCGGTGTAGGAAAGCGTGTCGGTGCCATGGAGCACCACAAAGCCATCGAAGAACTCGTACGATTGCTAAACAATAAATTAGAAAGGATTAATATTACCCtccacatatacatatatgtatgtatgcatgtaccTGAATATCACTGGCGATTCGCGCCCAATCGTTCATCGTCATATTGCTGCTGTCCAGCAGCGGTGTATATTCCGCGATCTGGTAGATAACCCGGCGATCCACGCCCTGCACAATGGGCAGCACCAGTGGAGCCATCGATGCAGATGCTCCAAAGCGTCGCAGCGCGTACTCCTCGTCGTGGATGTTCGGATATTTGCGTATGCTGCGCACCAGGGCATTGGGAATGGGAGCCAGCACTGGAGTAGTTatggaatattatttaagtCACAAAAATTAGTTCACTAAACAGGATGATGCTTTATGGTCACGCTTTTTCGTGTGGCAAATGTTTACTAAAATACCTGATGAGAACACGTAATAGCGAGTAAATAGGTAATACAAGTAAATATTTAGACAGCAACAATCTGTTGACTGccaattgatttgttttgtttactttccAACAATATCAACTGCATTCAATACTGCATACAATATCATATCTGGCCATTTTCGGGGACTCCCCTTGTTTGTAAAAGGAGGATATCATCTAGATGGGCTGCTTACCATTCCGCTCGTTGCGCACCATGCCGATGGTGCCGCCAGTGTAGATGACCTTCACCCGCGCCTCCTTGACATCCTGGGCCATGAGTTTTCCGTCACTTTTGTTCCTGCGGATCGTCGGACTCGGCAAAGTGGGCGATGCCGGCGGCATGCTTTTGTCCAGCGAGGCCAGCCTCTCGTGACCATTGGTCTTCAGGACGGGAATATCCATACTATACGGTaaggaaatggggaaaatagACTGCGGAGCGCCGGTTGCGAAGCAGCCTTATCACTGGGCTGCTCAGTTGGTGTCGTTCCGAAGCGTAAACAGCAAATCCATTAACAGCCCGTGCCGTTGATGATTATTTGGCCAACTCGTTATCGGTCTAATCCGGATCGGATCCGGAATACTGAAATAATAATTCGCGGGGGGCGCCGAGATAGCACGTGGTATTGGGACTCTATCGCAGAGGAAATTGAAACGAAAAGCCCAAATCACGGCGGCGCAATCACTTATATATAGATAACCCGCGCCAGACTTTGGCCCACGACGTACATGACTAATCtaatgaaattcaaatgaaattccGCTGATAGCAatattttggccataaataaacacCCAATCAGCTGGGCGACTATCGATAGTTCGCAGTGCATATAATCGCAATTCCAATTAGaattcaattttccaatttgaaaccaaattatatatgtatatatatacatatatattgccatatatatattttctgtattgttttgtttacacattCTTTTTACGTCGATGGGGCAACGCCGAACCATCAGTGTGAAAATACCCAACACTGGCTAACTGCTCAATACCAGAGGTCTGGCAACGCAAAAGCTTGTCCCCGTCTGGCAGCTCTGAAATCCCGTTAAGTTGGCGGTAAATGCGCAAAAAATTTAAGTACAGtacaatttataatttgtgGTGGAATACAACAATTGAATGAGACAGAATGTGAATTGCATTTGTACAACGACTTGGTGGACAACTACAGCTCGTTGTGGCCGTGACTGGCGGGCAAATGGGGCTGCAGGTCCCGCCAAAAGTCGACCCGGTGCTGCATAAGCTCGTTTTCAAGTCGAAAAATGGATGCGGAGTCCTCCATTTTGGTGCCCAGACGGGCGAATTCCACTGGATAACTGGATGCGGGACTCCAGTTCGGCAGTTGGAAGGTAGCATTCGTGGGATTTGGATTGCTGTGGAGAATGTATCATTAGTTTCGTTTGAAAAAAGTTATGTTTAAATGGCATATACCCGGTCTTCGCAAAGCTAACCCACAGATGCAGCATCAATTCGCGGAGCTCCAGATCCTTTTGCGTCGGCACCGCACTCACGAATAGCTCCCGGCCAATGGGGAACAAGTACTGGAGCTCCTCGGCATGGCACGCTCCATAGAACTCGTTTCGGCCGCCCTTGAAAATCTCCGTAAAACTGGCAGCTCCCTTGTGATCGAATAGGTATACATAGGTGGGAGCCACGTCCTCGTGGGA
This Drosophila simulans strain w501 chromosome X, Prin_Dsim_3.1, whole genome shotgun sequence DNA region includes the following protein-coding sequences:
- the LOC6725056 gene encoding protein lava lamp isoform X2, with translation MAEDSGALESFYDFSIVQPDDHEYGEADIRLAGSSNDLSSLQNVSASTTRGTEGKGRLDSLKENLYKQQERLTALKERALRKSQDGRHKSSMSDSMESLKTLGQKLTVLKTRSGDSSTPLVSPTKESDPSDVSLLQTSGSEKLLMLTQRTEQNRALLEQRKRDLAKSLLSVKSNIGHQTTAELGSSMTDLRHTASASNPPVSRHRSALDLEAQGQEAVDESRVKLLRSRMKLTELRQGRQEQELHELRTELAKRAELIERLELSGAELQRTLTQRNEELEQLRVVQAGEDSLKVQENSRLQGEVLVLRERLTELENVNDLLETTRCELQEELTTARERQRNLELEQEQEKASRSPQSEAASTDAQVSAELAKQLQELTNQLADLQATNEELRQQVAVQAKLQVTDEIVSQRLEELEATIAAQLLELQEQKSAMAAQNEELAEKTTELNVLNVNLRLLEEKLAQSSRSKPLFLEDHSEDSAASKQMQEDLQQLKQKLDETNKANIKLKLKCKQAEKKLQKFQSQDGQQQLASLLADNEELQQRIAVLEDEKGQWQLANMQEDDRQPEQSTESNPLQLETIRLLEEQKLELQQALEALLSSSSSAESIEIVERHHLECLGQRRPASEGDAQEQKQVHPPGPSHVSELTQTEHTEEEDSSGETLSQLRERLELFTQERGEVLDKLEQLSAENLQLQARLEESSSSLQLLQREREKDLISSTSTSSNLSQELSSMQRSSEVVATLDAGEGGPVLFEKCEKSLSKLNSELEAYRKANDRQAKFNVSKKLAKEAKNCHTQLSELLHKVKEASTAVETVTVVETVVAVTAPNGKALAEYEQLNAQNAELKAVISRLRQELDELRESYPETEAPLAIVGSDAQKEDEILQLQSQLEDARSVQAEQRQQIEEQLDQIRELRQTEAEQVQLVARQSAEITQLQLQSEQFDQLLNSKEMSHEKQLEQQTRIRRELEARAESLEGELSILQTLVAEQKQQLIESVSESEHALNLKMLELQSAQEELRELRAKEDPDQLREALRVSKNLVAQQVSELTSSQETVDALNQQIQEYQGLEQAHKEEQFKNRELREKLKKYALNLKKRTQDNADLEQKVQELTSQLQEQQELVKQKEEVEREPIVDNHRVEQLQQQVSKLNEDLKAKIHVNLENRDALRQLKQQIQEQEQLIQVRDAELQDANLVSKELRRERQEADQEVFQLGQENSRLREEISKLQEDIRNLGQRVNEEPTAVEELRRQLEAKSKKFEKSKELIKLRNATIQSLQRELQQLQQDQDSEVDHVRNTRAAQEQLRLEKDAEITALRQEILKLENQKSRTAGEGDDTITKTSHQLLESQSQQQAESLQVAERELQQLRVQLTAAQEQHSLLAQQYASDKANFEMTIARLETLHEGIQAKLQEDASYIESLEAQNTELQTRSAALEEQAANQANHQAASQDKVQILEQQLQEQREQEEQQRQQDQQLQERLYELGQREQAQSRQLELLTSEAEESRQHLAGLRADYESLLAKHSQLTATAQAEREQMSSHSQEELAELRQQLDVKEADLHRQRQVYDAKLAAKATELDELECDLNSHVERAAAETRDLCQQLERSQELVNQQTEELQRLNEEFQEVERERSTLSREVTLLRLQHDSAEQDVLELQELRMQAMQDKTEMDNLRTQIDALCANHSQELQALQQRIAELDTLGQNQTDDQVYIETENKRLAEQLSELQAQLARQQQQQHHHPAVQSQQHPPPASLFFGGDALAAPSPFDEIAQPLRVSSLAASAPPPISPPPTIEDLQRNVSDLEKHAQDLETKLLARNQNLAEQEERRLQLEQRLSEVERLLSERTQQLADIQTANEERDRLAALEKLIQPAAAPTLDMFFGGQAEETVPDAVSHHLDLGLPQTEPVVEPLIQPKKAYLCQPKQEIQEQTAQTIDWGVDEDPWASAANEAPQTDVEHLHTRIAQLELQLSNAEQQKTELQTKAAKLMKRLKEYKTKATTTATPTVTVDNDLDSTIIEELKHQLQLQESRLSKAEEISQQHALEKEKLAKRIDVLTAGNDRMAEMKERQDMDVQMYQARIRELQEKLSQLDQWGEPAATVSSSLDGDEAARIESLQQEIQQLRQQLIEMEDERTRDQAELEALRQSSQGYDEAEVNQKLELQQLRQQVSELEALRTRDQAELEALRQSSQGHDEAARIAIEQQDNQQLELQQLRQEIVELETLRTRDQTELEALRQSSQGHDEAARIAIEQQDNQQLELQQLRQQLIELEALRARDQTELEALRKSCQGQQLSVDMASGNDEQMAQLQEKESEIVHLKQRIEELMREDQTEKLVFEILTKNQELQLLRMQVKQLEEDKEDQQVSAAPPKDDGETVEKLKSLCQQLQQEKSDMEEELRVLNNHVLSSLELEDRMKQTLLQLDTKNIEITELRRSLEILQSQNLGQSPAAQQIPDLSAINQQWEQLVEQKCGEVARIWQEHLSQREAAFKAQLDEVTQQQQRELPQSQQSTQGEATSDIMQKMQKALETQEMEIVTLKEQLAIRSAEYARLAAQYDPFRLQNRGGASGGNPASTTVSAGGPPSLTANEPLPEYVLKADLDYALMMLHQRDMRVEEMIVELVQLLEERDHLQLKLSDTLRQLETERSRVSDEPSATASSSAASSSSPSKISSAGSNSELLGTTSAAGSDLKQKLAELQTVKHSKDKVIVDEREQRLQQMLQLQKDMAKQGSGSQSGAGAGVVAATAPTSAAPTAIGVDLSQSGLRSPSMMLMDWILGNNNKEEEAGHQATG